The proteins below are encoded in one region of Pseudonocardia sp. DSM 110487:
- a CDS encoding SDR family oxidoreductase: MTKIDYGRQTVIVTGASSGLGAEFARQLARRGADLVLVARRADRLENLADELTRAHGVTVTVIARDLGLPDAGRTLRAELEARGIHATGLVNNAGFGSNDALADEDPDRLQSMIALNISALVDLSRAYIDPLAAADTGVLINVASLLGFQPTPYMSVYGATKAFVLSFTESLWEETHDTGLRVLAVCPGATRTEFYDAAGSQSADYGAKRATPAHVVRTALDTLDRRSAPPSVITNGRPLALASKVLPRRLIVRFMGRMARRQRTQHAVARTNS; encoded by the coding sequence ATGACCAAGATCGACTACGGCCGCCAGACCGTCATCGTCACCGGCGCCAGCTCCGGGCTCGGCGCGGAGTTCGCACGCCAGTTGGCCCGCCGCGGCGCGGATCTCGTGCTCGTCGCCCGCCGGGCCGACCGGCTCGAGAACCTGGCCGACGAACTCACCCGCGCCCACGGCGTCACGGTGACCGTCATCGCCCGCGACCTCGGCCTGCCCGACGCCGGCCGCACGCTGCGCGCCGAACTCGAAGCCCGCGGCATCCACGCCACCGGACTGGTCAACAACGCCGGCTTCGGCAGCAACGACGCACTCGCCGACGAGGATCCGGACCGTCTGCAGAGCATGATCGCGCTGAACATCAGCGCGCTGGTCGACCTCAGCCGCGCCTACATCGACCCGCTGGCCGCCGCCGACACCGGCGTCCTGATCAACGTCGCGAGCCTCCTGGGGTTCCAGCCGACCCCGTACATGAGCGTCTACGGCGCCACCAAGGCCTTCGTCCTCAGCTTCACCGAATCGCTGTGGGAAGAGACCCACGACACCGGTCTACGCGTCCTCGCCGTGTGCCCCGGCGCCACGCGGACCGAGTTCTACGACGCCGCCGGCAGCCAGTCGGCCGACTACGGCGCGAAGCGAGCCACCCCTGCCCACGTCGTCAGGACGGCACTCGACACGCTGGACCGCCGCTCCGCGCCCCCGTCGGTGATCACCAACGGCCGCCCGCTCGCCCTCGCCAGCAAGGTCCTGCCGCGCCGCCTGATCGTCCGGTTCATGGGCCGGATGGCCCGCCGCCAGCGCACGCAGCACGCCGTCGCACGCACGAACAGCTGA
- a CDS encoding TetR/AcrR family transcriptional regulator, whose protein sequence is MAQKSTPIREQTRAVVRSLLARTAVELFAAKGYDDTTLDEVAAAAGVSRRTLFNYFRSKEDLALGGLSEQGELIAARFAERPADEEVWASLRAAFQVLEEIEMTAERRLEMITLLFGNDALRAGHAEKQGRWQDLLAPLIEPRLPDSGRRALQARAIAAAAITCLQAANEEWARLGGQVDLFDLYDAAVGAVRRPA, encoded by the coding sequence ATGGCCCAGAAGTCGACCCCCATCCGTGAGCAGACCCGCGCCGTGGTCCGTTCCCTGCTCGCCCGGACCGCTGTCGAGCTGTTCGCCGCCAAGGGCTACGACGACACGACGCTCGACGAGGTCGCCGCCGCGGCGGGTGTTTCCCGACGGACCTTGTTCAACTACTTCCGCAGCAAGGAGGACCTCGCGCTCGGCGGCCTGTCCGAACAGGGCGAGCTGATCGCCGCCCGGTTCGCCGAGCGTCCGGCCGACGAGGAGGTCTGGGCGTCACTGCGGGCGGCGTTCCAGGTGCTGGAGGAGATCGAGATGACGGCCGAGCGGCGGCTCGAGATGATCACGCTGCTGTTCGGCAACGACGCCCTGCGTGCCGGTCACGCCGAGAAGCAGGGTCGCTGGCAGGACCTGCTGGCACCGCTGATCGAGCCGCGGTTGCCCGACTCCGGCCGCCGCGCCTTGCAGGCGCGCGCGATCGCGGCCGCGGCGATCACGTGCCTGCAGGCAGCGAACGAGGAGTGGGCGCGCCTTGGCGGACAGGTCGACCTGTTCGACCTCTACGACGCGGCCGTAGGAGCCGTCCGCCGTCCGGCCTGA
- a CDS encoding ester cyclase: MEPREIVDTYLDVIRTGELDRLDAMLSPNIYDHVGQRGGIAWWKEILGSLSAGFSDQRVIVHHVLVDGDMVAVHLTVEGVHTGRFLPQIGSVEPTGKPFAWSHVHLFRVADGLAVEHWAVRDDIGLAKQVGIL; the protein is encoded by the coding sequence GTGGAACCCCGCGAGATCGTGGACACCTACCTCGACGTCATCCGCACCGGCGAGCTCGATCGTCTCGATGCCATGCTCTCGCCCAACATCTACGACCACGTCGGGCAGCGCGGAGGGATCGCCTGGTGGAAGGAGATCCTCGGCTCGCTGTCGGCTGGCTTCAGCGACCAGCGCGTCATCGTGCACCACGTACTGGTCGACGGTGACATGGTGGCAGTCCACCTGACGGTCGAGGGCGTCCACACCGGACGATTCCTGCCGCAGATCGGCTCGGTGGAGCCCACGGGCAAGCCGTTCGCGTGGTCGCATGTTCACCTGTTTCGCGTGGCTGATGGCCTGGCTGTGGAGCATTGGGCGGTTCGCGATGACATCGGCCTTGCGAAGCAGGTGGGCATCCTCTGA
- a CDS encoding ABC transporter ATP-binding protein encodes MTSASTVDPEPSRPLLEVEDLVQSFRVPGGTVHAVSGVSFQVRRGETLGLVGESGCGKSSVAKALVRLPAPKAGRIRFDGVELTSMSFARLRRVLPRMQIIFQDPISALNPRRRIRDVIAEGLTIHGMDADGIADRVDETMRQVGLDPDLVADRRPGEFSGGQCQRIAVARAMALHPDLLICDEPVSALDVSVQAQVLNLLERMRAERGLAMLFISHDLAVVRNISDRIAVMYLGKIVEIGDADEVYREPAHPYTRALIESVPVPDPAVALGGRTLRGELPSPLDPPRGCRFRTRCPLARTTCAEIEPPLTRISPNRSVSCHFPLVN; translated from the coding sequence GTGACTAGTGCCAGCACAGTCGATCCCGAACCCAGCCGGCCCCTGCTGGAGGTCGAGGACCTCGTGCAGTCGTTCCGCGTCCCCGGCGGGACGGTTCACGCGGTCTCGGGCGTCAGCTTCCAGGTGCGGCGTGGCGAGACACTGGGACTGGTGGGGGAATCCGGCTGCGGCAAGTCCAGCGTCGCGAAGGCGCTCGTGCGGCTGCCGGCTCCCAAGGCGGGCCGCATCCGGTTCGACGGGGTCGAGCTGACCTCGATGTCCTTCGCCCGGCTGCGGCGGGTCCTGCCGCGCATGCAGATCATCTTCCAGGACCCGATCTCCGCGTTGAACCCGCGGCGCCGGATCCGCGACGTCATCGCCGAGGGCCTCACGATCCACGGCATGGACGCGGACGGCATCGCCGACCGCGTGGACGAGACCATGCGCCAGGTCGGACTGGACCCGGATCTGGTGGCCGACCGCCGTCCCGGGGAGTTCTCCGGTGGCCAGTGCCAGCGGATCGCGGTCGCGCGCGCCATGGCGCTGCACCCCGACCTGCTGATCTGCGACGAGCCGGTGTCCGCGCTCGACGTGTCCGTCCAGGCCCAGGTGCTGAACCTGCTGGAGCGGATGCGCGCCGAACGCGGGCTCGCGATGCTGTTCATCTCGCACGATCTCGCCGTCGTGCGGAACATCAGCGACCGCATCGCCGTGATGTACCTCGGAAAGATCGTCGAGATCGGCGACGCCGACGAGGTCTACCGGGAGCCGGCGCACCCGTACACCCGCGCGCTGATCGAATCGGTGCCGGTCCCCGACCCGGCCGTCGCACTCGGCGGCCGGACCTTGCGTGGCGAGCTGCCCTCACCGCTCGATCCACCACGCGGATGCCGCTTCCGCACTCGCTGCCCGCTGGCCCGAACCACCTGTGCCGAGATCGAGCCGCCGCTCACGCGGATCAGCCCGAACCGATCGGTGTCTTGCCACTTTCCGCTGGTGAACTGA
- a CDS encoding ABC transporter ATP-binding protein, translated as MNSPTTTDPEPGPQRAIGSHGRPPLLQVDDLRCHIPTPRGLLRAVDGVTLTLERGQTLGIAGESGSGKSILVRTIMGIAPRAAEISGGVHFGGVDLRALSVQKARTYLGRHIAMVFQDPMTALNPVVRIERHLIEGSRHHLGLSRTAARAKALELLEQVGIPEPRKRLRQYPHQLSGGMRQRVTIAMALACDPELLIADEATTALDVTVQKQILDLLQDIQRERNMAVIMVSHDLGVLAGRTDRIAVMYGGQVLEEAPTAALFARHRHQYTRALLSAIPDMAQPRHSLLHTIPGAPPDPVAHGSGCRFAPRCAAVLPCCTAEAPNLQPADDPGHRYACFAPAGPIPQEQP; from the coding sequence ATGAACTCCCCGACCACCACCGACCCGGAGCCGGGACCGCAGCGGGCCATCGGTTCCCACGGCCGCCCGCCGCTGCTCCAGGTCGACGACCTCCGCTGCCACATCCCGACGCCACGCGGGCTGCTGCGCGCCGTCGACGGCGTGACGCTGACCCTCGAGCGCGGGCAGACCCTCGGCATCGCCGGCGAGTCGGGCTCCGGCAAGAGCATCCTCGTCCGCACGATCATGGGGATCGCGCCCCGCGCGGCCGAGATCAGCGGCGGTGTGCACTTCGGCGGGGTCGACCTTCGCGCCCTGTCGGTGCAGAAGGCCCGCACCTACCTGGGCCGGCACATCGCGATGGTCTTCCAAGACCCGATGACCGCTCTCAACCCGGTCGTGCGCATCGAACGGCACCTCATCGAGGGGTCGCGCCACCACCTGGGCCTCAGCCGTACGGCGGCGCGTGCGAAGGCGTTGGAGCTCCTGGAGCAGGTGGGGATCCCGGAGCCACGCAAGCGCCTCCGCCAGTACCCCCACCAGCTCTCGGGCGGCATGCGTCAGCGCGTCACCATCGCCATGGCCCTGGCCTGCGACCCCGAGCTGCTCATCGCCGACGAGGCGACCACCGCACTGGACGTGACCGTGCAGAAGCAGATCCTCGACCTGCTCCAGGACATCCAACGCGAGCGGAACATGGCCGTGATCATGGTCAGCCACGACCTCGGTGTACTCGCCGGACGCACCGATCGGATCGCCGTCATGTACGGCGGGCAGGTTCTCGAGGAAGCCCCCACGGCGGCGCTGTTCGCCAGGCACCGCCACCAGTACACGCGGGCCCTGCTGAGCGCGATCCCGGACATGGCTCAGCCGCGCCATTCCCTGCTCCACACCATCCCGGGGGCACCGCCCGACCCGGTGGCCCACGGCTCGGGATGCCGCTTCGCACCCCGCTGCGCGGCCGTCCTCCCGTGCTGCACGGCGGAGGCACCGAACCTCCAGCCGGCCGATGACCCCGGCCACCGGTACGCCTGCTTCGCGCCGGCCGGCCCGATCCCACAGGAGCAGCCGTGA
- a CDS encoding ABC transporter permease, whose product MSSVMHPVQSGGRPGEPTTTASPAGVRIPRRLASLPLWIGAAWIACLALVALLADVLPIAGYDEVVGPPMQGPQLTGELLGTDAIGRSVLSRILYGARASMAVGLTAAVVGLAVGGFLGLLAGYFRGPIEAVIDTLAEVVQAFPPLLFLIALAAAVRPSIPSLTLSLAVLIIPSFARMTKGSVVAQSSREFVLAARAMGASHWRIMFREILPNALMSIVSFSVVVMALLIVIEGSLSFLGFGMPMPYPSWGGMVAESDDRIATHPSLVFVPVFFLFVTVYALNAVGDHLRGRFDVAQSQL is encoded by the coding sequence ATGTCCTCGGTGATGCATCCCGTCCAGAGCGGCGGACGGCCGGGCGAACCCACGACGACGGCATCGCCCGCCGGAGTCCGCATACCGCGCCGACTGGCGAGCCTTCCGCTGTGGATCGGGGCCGCGTGGATCGCCTGCCTCGCCCTGGTGGCTCTGCTGGCGGACGTCCTGCCGATCGCCGGCTACGACGAGGTGGTCGGTCCCCCGATGCAGGGGCCGCAGCTGACGGGCGAGCTGCTCGGCACGGACGCGATCGGGCGCAGCGTGCTGTCGCGCATCTTGTACGGAGCCAGGGCGTCGATGGCGGTCGGGCTCACGGCGGCCGTCGTCGGGCTCGCCGTCGGGGGCTTCCTCGGACTGCTCGCCGGCTACTTCCGGGGCCCGATCGAGGCTGTCATCGACACCCTGGCCGAGGTCGTGCAGGCGTTTCCCCCGCTGCTGTTCCTCATCGCCCTCGCGGCGGCAGTGCGGCCGAGCATCCCGAGCCTCACCCTCAGCCTGGCGGTTCTGATCATCCCGTCGTTCGCCAGGATGACGAAGGGCAGCGTCGTCGCCCAGAGCAGCCGCGAGTTCGTCCTGGCGGCCCGTGCCATGGGCGCGTCCCACTGGCGGATCATGTTCCGGGAGATCCTGCCAAACGCGCTCATGAGCATCGTCTCGTTCTCCGTGGTGGTCATGGCGCTGCTGATCGTGATCGAGGGCTCCCTGAGCTTCCTCGGATTCGGGATGCCGATGCCCTACCCCAGCTGGGGCGGCATGGTCGCCGAGAGCGACGACCGGATCGCCACGCATCCGAGCCTGGTCTTCGTCCCCGTGTTCTTCCTGTTCGTGACCGTGTACGCGCTCAACGCCGTGGGTGACCACCTTCGCGGACGCTTCGACGTGGCGCAGTCGCAGCTCTGA
- a CDS encoding ABC transporter permease has translation MGATVLRQVGSRLLRLVPVLFLITLFTTAMVDLMPGSPALAMLGDQATPEQIARLDEQLGLDQPFLVRYRDWLAAALGGDLGTSLRMGLPVTTAIAQRFPVTLEIALLSVVMALLIAVPLGLFAGARAGGRLDRAATALSSALLSLPGFAAAVLLIYLLAVKARLFPVGGWVPFTEDPIGNLRFAFLPALSLALMEAAVYFRLLRSDVISTLQEKFVLSARARGLPPGYVLFRHVLRPSLFSLTTVAGLSMGRLLGGAVIVESLFALPGLGFLVIQSVPFQDIPTIQGIVVVVAVIYVLINIVVDVSYSIIDPRIRTR, from the coding sequence ATGGGAGCCACGGTGTTGCGTCAAGTCGGGAGTCGTCTCCTGCGCCTGGTACCGGTGCTGTTCCTGATCACGCTGTTCACGACGGCGATGGTCGACCTGATGCCGGGCTCGCCCGCGCTGGCGATGCTCGGCGACCAGGCGACCCCTGAGCAGATCGCCCGGCTCGACGAGCAGTTGGGCCTGGACCAGCCGTTCCTCGTGCGCTATAGGGACTGGCTGGCGGCGGCCCTCGGCGGGGACCTCGGAACGTCGCTGCGCATGGGCCTTCCGGTCACCACGGCGATCGCCCAACGGTTCCCCGTGACGCTCGAGATCGCGTTGCTCTCCGTCGTCATGGCACTGCTCATCGCGGTTCCCCTCGGGCTCTTCGCAGGTGCCCGCGCCGGCGGGAGGCTGGACCGCGCCGCCACCGCGCTCTCGTCGGCGCTGCTGTCGCTGCCCGGGTTCGCGGCCGCGGTGCTGCTGATCTACCTGCTGGCGGTGAAGGCGCGGCTGTTCCCGGTCGGCGGCTGGGTCCCGTTCACCGAGGACCCGATCGGCAACCTGCGCTTCGCCTTCCTGCCGGCGCTGAGCCTCGCCCTGATGGAGGCAGCGGTCTACTTCCGGCTGCTCCGCAGCGATGTGATCAGCACCCTGCAGGAGAAGTTCGTGCTGTCGGCCCGAGCGCGTGGCCTGCCCCCCGGGTACGTGCTGTTCCGCCACGTGCTGCGCCCATCGCTGTTCTCCCTGACGACGGTGGCCGGACTGTCCATGGGACGCCTGCTCGGTGGGGCGGTCATCGTGGAGTCGCTCTTCGCGCTGCCCGGTCTCGGCTTCCTGGTCATCCAGTCGGTTCCGTTCCAGGACATCCCCACGATCCAGGGGATCGTCGTCGTCGTGGCCGTCATCTACGTGCTCATCAACATCGTGGTCGACGTGAGCTACTCGATCATCGACCCGCGGATCCGGACGAGGTGA
- a CDS encoding ABC transporter substrate-binding protein — protein MSRSPRTDIRGRLTAVGAAVALTLMLAACGGSGGAATAGPVDAEPERGGTLTMAIGIPTRSFDPAQDATLSSTGDATRLAAVFDHLFFSDPVTGEAVPHIGESLEPSEDGRVWTMRIRPGVSFTDGTPYDAEAVRFTYRHYVDLDFSPEARTIATWDMSVIDPLTLQITSPEPNMHLDKMIAQSLPFIVSPTAMRTDPDGFFENPVGAGPYLLTEWVRDSHELYTANPNYWQDGKPYLEQVRINLVPEAAQRINTIASGQADMQPPSADSDLALFAQAEAMGLIVHRESQNGGGWIYFNNRRAPFDDVRAREAIYLSIDRQRLAEIMQGAPEARAAETLFVPGSPFHEPDLTFPATDRARAQELFDELAAEGKPVDFVFVNISGNDVNARAAQYIQSQLRDMRNVSIRIDNVDVTAARERVFLRHDYDMSPYPGSYRFPDPEPALVNLLRTSGSFNTTGYTDTDVDAALIAARSTSDTAERAADYRVVQERFMADLPGLFTFTPTLSTIMSRNVTGLEYSSRGLLRWDKIGFRP, from the coding sequence ATGTCGAGATCTCCGCGAACGGACATCCGCGGCAGGCTCACGGCCGTCGGAGCGGCCGTCGCACTGACGCTGATGCTCGCCGCGTGCGGGGGATCCGGTGGGGCCGCCACGGCGGGGCCCGTCGACGCCGAGCCGGAGCGGGGCGGAACGCTGACCATGGCGATCGGCATCCCGACCCGTAGCTTCGACCCGGCCCAGGACGCCACCCTTTCGTCCACGGGCGACGCGACGCGGCTCGCCGCCGTCTTCGACCACCTCTTCTTCTCCGACCCGGTGACCGGGGAGGCGGTGCCGCACATCGGGGAGAGCCTCGAGCCGTCCGAGGACGGGCGGGTCTGGACCATGCGGATCCGGCCAGGGGTCTCCTTCACCGACGGCACCCCGTACGACGCAGAGGCGGTGCGGTTCACCTACCGGCATTACGTCGATCTGGACTTCTCGCCGGAGGCGCGCACCATCGCCACCTGGGACATGTCGGTCATCGATCCCCTGACGCTGCAGATCACATCACCCGAGCCGAACATGCACCTCGACAAGATGATCGCGCAGTCGCTGCCGTTCATCGTGTCCCCGACCGCGATGCGGACCGACCCCGACGGCTTCTTCGAGAACCCTGTGGGTGCCGGGCCGTATCTGCTCACGGAGTGGGTGCGCGACAGCCACGAGCTCTACACCGCGAATCCGAACTACTGGCAGGACGGGAAGCCCTACCTGGAGCAGGTGCGGATCAACCTCGTCCCCGAGGCCGCGCAACGGATCAACACGATCGCGTCCGGCCAGGCGGACATGCAGCCGCCGAGCGCGGACTCCGACCTCGCGCTGTTCGCACAGGCCGAGGCGATGGGTCTCATCGTGCACCGCGAGTCCCAGAACGGCGGAGGCTGGATCTACTTCAACAATCGGCGCGCGCCGTTCGACGACGTCCGGGCTCGCGAGGCGATCTACCTGAGCATCGACCGGCAGCGGCTCGCCGAGATCATGCAGGGGGCACCGGAAGCCCGCGCTGCCGAGACCCTGTTCGTACCGGGATCCCCCTTCCACGAACCCGACCTGACCTTCCCGGCCACCGACCGAGCTCGCGCCCAGGAGCTGTTCGACGAGCTGGCTGCCGAGGGCAAGCCGGTCGACTTCGTCTTCGTCAACATCAGCGGCAACGACGTCAACGCCCGCGCAGCGCAGTACATCCAGAGCCAGCTTCGAGACATGCGGAACGTGTCGATCCGAATCGACAACGTCGATGTCACCGCGGCCCGCGAGCGGGTCTTCCTCCGGCACGACTACGACATGAGCCCGTACCCGGGGTCCTACCGGTTCCCGGACCCGGAGCCCGCCCTGGTGAACCTCCTGCGCACGTCCGGCAGCTTCAACACCACCGGCTACACCGACACCGACGTCGACGCCGCGCTGATCGCGGCGCGGTCGACGAGTGACACCGCCGAGCGCGCCGCGGACTACCGCGTGGTGCAGGAGCGGTTCATGGCGGACCTGCCGGGTCTGTTCACCTTCACACCTACCCTCAGCACGATCATGTCCCGGAACGTCACCGGCCTGGAGTACAGCAGCCGTGGCCTGCTCCGCTGGGACAAGATCGGATTCCGGCCCTGA
- a CDS encoding alpha/beta hydrolase, producing MDAGRGLTTASRQRPAFDIRALARRIADLGAEVSQQVLVASHTMYAPFHERAPYVGIQVDRDIAYGSHPRQRLDLFRSVNSGSGRPRPVVVFVHGGGFVGGDKNRPGSPYHDNVAVWAVRRNLVGITMTYRLAPEFGWPAGPEDVAAALGWVRTNIDALGGDPGRVHLMGTSAGAVHAASYLAGPEFQHPGGPGVASASLLSGAYDLPSFDHDRLRPYYGDDPGRYADLSPLRGLLDCPVPVLYVVAEFDPPAAQRQAAALVDAYTRRHGRWPAVLRLAGHNHFTSTAHLNTPDDELGRQVLAEIARQPATARARRDH from the coding sequence ATGGATGCCGGCCGCGGACTGACCACCGCGTCCCGACAGCGCCCGGCGTTCGACATCCGGGCGCTCGCACGGCGCATCGCAGACCTCGGCGCGGAGGTCTCGCAGCAGGTGCTCGTGGCCTCGCACACGATGTACGCGCCGTTCCACGAACGCGCGCCCTACGTGGGCATCCAGGTGGACCGGGACATCGCCTACGGGTCGCACCCGCGCCAGCGCCTGGACCTCTTCCGGTCGGTGAACTCCGGATCCGGACGGCCGCGGCCCGTGGTCGTCTTCGTGCACGGGGGCGGCTTCGTCGGTGGCGACAAGAACCGGCCCGGCAGCCCGTACCACGACAACGTCGCCGTCTGGGCGGTACGCCGGAACCTGGTCGGCATCACGATGACCTACCGGCTCGCCCCGGAGTTCGGTTGGCCGGCAGGCCCTGAGGACGTGGCGGCTGCCCTCGGCTGGGTGCGCACGAACATCGACGCGCTCGGGGGCGATCCCGGCCGAGTCCACCTGATGGGGACGTCCGCGGGTGCGGTGCACGCGGCGTCTTACCTCGCCGGTCCGGAGTTCCAGCACCCGGGCGGACCGGGGGTCGCGAGCGCGAGCCTGCTCTCCGGCGCCTACGACCTCCCGAGCTTCGACCACGACCGGCTGCGGCCCTACTACGGTGACGACCCCGGCCGCTACGCCGACCTGTCCCCGCTGCGCGGGCTCCTCGACTGCCCGGTGCCGGTCCTCTACGTCGTCGCCGAGTTCGACCCGCCCGCGGCGCAGCGGCAGGCGGCCGCCCTGGTCGACGCCTACACCCGCCGGCACGGGCGGTGGCCCGCCGTCCTGCGCCTGGCCGGGCACAACCACTTCACGAGCACCGCTCACCTCAACACACCCGACGACGAGCTCGGCCGCCAGGTGCTCGCCGAGATCGCGCGGCAGCCGGCTACCGCCCGGGCGCGCCGGGACCACTGA
- a CDS encoding amidohydrolase family protein, whose protein sequence is MAADERYRGPVIDVCVHHHWQSQLEVTDFMSAGWREHIGVPGTLPGGAGAMPILPAAPYRHPTGDYLPSAEPDGRQAGSDPGLLVEQLLGSGRVERAVLSHDRGMFVPGVPNTYRASAIASAINDWTTEQWFAADERLFGFVLVPNQTPEDGAAEVRRAGAHDRMVGVLMAANGLNKPFGHPAYHPIYEAAAEMDLPVVLHAGGDVGADTLTHPTAGGLPATFGELSALAFSPIMTHVQSMIVQGVFEKYPDLRLFVSGVGAAWIPGLFFRLDVNWRGLRREVPWVRRLPSDYFREHVRVGTWPIDRPAEPDGAERVVKLLDAFGGAPDLLCFASGYPHWNTDAVDDIAQRLPPSWHAKVFHDNARDWFRWPDRERRPRSRATVEVGAMPVTGQPDAPPARRVYPTEDGREVEWMPAAD, encoded by the coding sequence ATGGCCGCGGACGAGCGCTACCGAGGCCCCGTCATCGACGTGTGCGTGCACCACCACTGGCAGTCGCAGCTCGAGGTGACCGACTTCATGTCGGCCGGCTGGCGGGAGCACATCGGCGTGCCGGGAACCCTGCCCGGCGGGGCCGGAGCGATGCCGATCCTGCCCGCCGCGCCCTACCGGCACCCGACGGGCGACTACCTGCCGTCGGCCGAACCGGACGGCAGGCAGGCGGGCTCGGATCCCGGGCTGCTGGTCGAACAGCTCCTGGGGAGCGGTCGCGTGGAGCGGGCGGTGCTGAGCCACGACCGGGGGATGTTCGTGCCCGGGGTCCCGAACACCTACCGGGCGAGCGCGATCGCCAGCGCCATCAACGACTGGACGACCGAGCAGTGGTTCGCCGCCGACGAGCGCCTCTTCGGCTTCGTGCTGGTGCCCAACCAGACGCCGGAGGACGGCGCCGCGGAGGTACGCCGCGCCGGCGCCCACGACCGGATGGTCGGAGTGCTGATGGCCGCCAACGGCCTCAACAAGCCGTTCGGCCACCCGGCGTACCACCCCATCTACGAGGCGGCGGCCGAGATGGACCTACCGGTCGTGCTGCACGCGGGCGGCGACGTGGGCGCCGACACGCTGACCCACCCCACGGCAGGCGGCCTGCCTGCGACATTCGGGGAGCTGTCCGCGCTCGCGTTCAGCCCGATCATGACCCACGTCCAGAGCATGATCGTGCAGGGCGTGTTCGAGAAGTACCCGGACCTGCGGCTGTTCGTCTCCGGGGTGGGCGCGGCCTGGATACCGGGCCTGTTCTTCCGCCTCGACGTCAACTGGCGCGGGCTACGGCGCGAGGTGCCGTGGGTCCGCCGCCTTCCCAGCGACTACTTCCGCGAGCACGTGCGGGTCGGCACTTGGCCGATCGACCGCCCGGCCGAACCCGACGGAGCCGAACGCGTGGTGAAGCTCCTCGACGCGTTCGGTGGCGCGCCGGACCTCCTGTGCTTCGCCTCGGGCTACCCGCACTGGAACACCGACGCCGTCGACGACATCGCGCAGCGGCTCCCCCCGTCGTGGCACGCCAAGGTCTTCCACGACAACGCCCGGGACTGGTTCAGATGGCCCGACCGCGAGCGGCGGCCGAGGTCGCGGGCGACCGTCGAGGTGGGTGCCATGCCGGTCACTGGACAGCCCGACGCACCGCCGGCCCGGCGGGTGTATCCGACGGAGGACGGCCGGGAGGTCGAATGGATGCCGGCCGCGGACTGA
- a CDS encoding Rieske 2Fe-2S domain-containing protein encodes MGSVDIGAEEDFPDRTMRHVHAGGIEIAVCRWGTEIFAVRSRCPHQAALLSEGFLQVALSSRLTPDGVEVDADAAEPVVLCPWHRWEFSLRTGESTCPGYRVRAYPVHVDDGRVLIHLGRG; translated from the coding sequence ATGGGCTCGGTCGACATCGGCGCCGAGGAGGACTTCCCGGACCGCACGATGCGGCACGTGCACGCGGGCGGGATCGAGATCGCCGTGTGCCGGTGGGGCACCGAGATCTTCGCGGTGCGCAGCCGCTGCCCCCACCAGGCCGCACTGCTCTCCGAGGGGTTCCTGCAGGTCGCCTTGTCGAGCCGGCTCACCCCCGACGGCGTCGAGGTCGACGCGGATGCGGCGGAGCCGGTGGTCCTGTGTCCCTGGCACCGCTGGGAGTTCTCGCTGCGCACCGGCGAGTCGACATGTCCCGGGTACCGGGTCCGGGCCTACCCGGTCCACGTCGACGACGGCCGCGTCCTGATCCACCTGGGGAGGGGCTGA